One part of the Lycium ferocissimum isolate CSIRO_LF1 chromosome 8, AGI_CSIRO_Lferr_CH_V1, whole genome shotgun sequence genome encodes these proteins:
- the LOC132067529 gene encoding uncharacterized protein LOC132067529, whose product MKFTVSLILLSTLFILFVISTAKNPHVINFRSTNLYPESFTWDPKSQHFIVGSTRNHHKIISVSDAGVVETLISDTSLPPNSSFLGLSVDRHSNRLLAVIHRRSPPFNAVASYDLQSRRRLFLSPIAMVTEDALQSAVAKDVAVDYDGNAYVTDSVNDVIWKVDSNGDVSIFSKSKAFKSHPVNVMTTVGLNGIVYNTRGYLLVVQSNTGKLFKVNVDDGTARTVTLTKDLTGGEGIAVRKDGVVLVVSRDKLYFLKSNDGWGEGGVFDETALEAERSPTAVTVGDEKRVYVLYGHVTEGVMGNVEREEFSIVEVESEEENLEEPVWLYILIGLGLAYFMFWRFQMHKLMESLNKKTV is encoded by the coding sequence ATGAAATTCACAGTTTCCTTAATTCTCTTGTCTACCCTTTTCATCTTGTTTGTTATTTCCACTGCTAAAAACCCCCACGTCATCAATTTCCGATCAACTAATCTCTACCCGGAATCATTCACATGGGATCCGAAATCCCAGCACTTCATCGTCGGAAGCACACGTAACCACCACAAAATCATCTCCGTCTCCGATGCAGGCGTTGTCGAAACCCTAATCTCCGACACATCTCTCCCTCCAAACTCCTCTTTCCTCGGCCTCTCCGTCGACCGCCACAGCAACCGCCTCCTCGCCGTCATCCACCGCCGTTCTCCTCCCTTCAACGCCGTCGCCTCCTACGACCTCCAATCTCGCCGCCGCCTTTTCCTCTCTCCTATCGCAATGGTCACAGAAGACGCCCTTCAATCTGCCGTCGCAAAAGACGTTGCTGTAGATTACGACGGCAATGCTTACGTCACCGACTCCGTTAATGACGTCATCTGGAAAGTTGATTCCAACGGCGACGTTTCGATTTTCTCGAAATCTAAAGCGTTTAAATCTCATCCAGTGAATGTAATGACTACAGTTGGTTTGAACGGCATAGTCTATAACACTAGAGGTTATTTACTTGTTGTTCAGTCAAATACGGGGAAACTATTTAAAGTCAACGTTGATGACGGAACGGCAAGGACTGTTACGTTAACCAAGGACTTAACGGGAGGTGAAGGGATAGCCGTTAGAAAAGACGGTGTCGTATTGGTTGTGAGTAGAGACAAGTTGTATTTCTTGAAGAGTAATGATGGGTGGGGAGAGGGAGGAGTTTTTGACGAAACTGCCCTTGAGGCGGAGCGGTCACCTACAGCTGTGACAGTTGGGGATGAGAAGAGGGTATACGTGTTGTATGGACATGTAACGGAGGGTGTAATGGGAAATGTTGAGAGAGAAGAGTTTAGTATTGTTGAAGTGGAATCTGAGGAAGAGAATTTAGAAGAACCTGTTTggttatatatattaattggATTAGGATTagcttattttatgttttggaGATTTCAAATGCATAAGTTAATGGAAAGCTTGAACAAGAAAACAGtttga
- the LOC132067530 gene encoding uncharacterized protein LOC132067530 — protein MLSSTLKPIVGSLPTLPEPSGSQPKSALSLPILKFNKTLQLTGNGKELPLQDTTAAAVSRRGLIGLAATTLGGLSLFAAAPAEALEVADIGSSIKELFGFPKAKPKTGADNEKNPKVENDKKPKMEDKGKPKSDNDVKKPKVEDNGKKPKSETDDKKPKVESHGNKPKVEDEKKPKNGDDKKASTPHHSEKEKVLAPSAAPTLPNILNNKAP, from the exons ATGTTGTCATCTACATTGAAACCTATTGTTGGTTCACTTCCCACATTACCTGAACCCAGTGGCTCACAACCAAAATCAGCACTTTCACTACCAATCTTGAAGTTTAACAAAACTCTTCAG TTGACAGGCAATGGAAAGGAGTTACCTCTGCAGGACACCACCGCAGCTGCTGTTTCAAGAAGAGGATTGATAGGCTTGGCAGCTACAACTTTAGGTGGACTTTCCCTTTTTGCTGCAGCGCCTGCAGAGGCACTTGAAGTAGCTGATATCGGGAGTTCAATCAAGGAGCTGTTTGGATTTCCCAAGGCCAAGCCAAAAACTGGAGCTGACAATGAAAAGAATCCGAAAGTTGAAAATGATAAGAAACCAAAGATGGAAGATAAAGGGAAACCAAAGAGTGACAACGATGTAAAGAAGCCAAAAGTAGAAGACAACGGGAAGAAACCAAAGAGTGAAACTGATGATAAGAAGCCAAAAGTGGAAAGCCATGGAAACAAACCAAAGGTTGAAGATGAAAAGAAGCCAAAAAATGGAGACGATAAGAAGGCATCAACCCCTCATCATTCAGAGAAGGAAAAAGTGTTAGCTCCTTCTGCTGCGCCAACCCTTCCCAACATTTTGAATAACAAAgctccctaa